In the Sphingobium sp. Z007 genome, GGCCTTCGTTCAGCGCGAACAGCGTGTGGTCCTTGCCGATGCCGACATTGCGGCCCGGATAGACGCGCGTGCCGCGCTGGCGAATGATGATGTTGCCGCCGATCACTTCCTGACCGCCGAACTTCTTCACGCCAAGGCGCTTCGACTCAGAATCGCGACCGTTGCGCGACGAACCGCCAGCTTTTTTATGTGCCATTGTCTAAACTCCTGGAATATCTGGCGCGAAGCGATCAGGCTTCGGCCGCAGCCGGGGCTGCGTCTTGGGTCTTGGCAGCGGCCTTGTCGGCCTTCTTGCTTTCGCCGCCGATCGACAGGATCCGCAGGATCGTGTGACGCTGGCGGTGGCCGTTCTTGCGGCGATAATTGTGGCGACGACGCTTCTTGAAGACGATGACCTTCTCGCCCTTCGCCTGCGCGATGATCTCGGCTGCGACGGTCAGGCCGCCCACATCCTTGAGTTCGCCGCCTTCGCCGGCGAGCAGGACATCGCCCAGCGTCACCTGGTCGCCGGCTTCGCCAGCCATCTTTTCAACGACGATCTTGTCTCCGGCGGCGACGCGATACTGCT is a window encoding:
- the rpmA gene encoding 50S ribosomal protein L27 gives rise to the protein MAHKKAGGSSRNGRDSESKRLGVKKFGGQEVIGGNIIIRQRGTRVYPGRNVGIGKDHTLFALNEGRVVFHTGKLGRKYVSVDALAQAAE
- the rplU gene encoding 50S ribosomal protein L21, which translates into the protein MFAIVRTGGKQYRVAAGDKIVVEKMAGEAGDQVTLGDVLLAGEGGELKDVGGLTVAAEIIAQAKGEKVIVFKKRRRHNYRRKNGHRQRHTILRILSIGGESKKADKAAAKTQDAAPAAAEA